A region of the Primulina eburnea isolate SZY01 chromosome 7, ASM2296580v1, whole genome shotgun sequence genome:
ACTACCCATCCTCACGGTTAAATCCCCCTTGAATATAAATGTAAGCCATTCAACACATGAAGCGAACAGGGACATAATAGTTTCAGCATATTGATCAGGTCAATGATACCCAGTATGCCTAGCTATTAAGTCTAGATATaataatttgaatataaattcTGCAGGGATGAACATGTGGTATATGATTCAATACAAGTCTTGGACAAATGAAGAAGAAGGACGTTTCAACAAAAGCGTAACAAACCACCGATCGGATTACCTCCTCTGGGCGATCAAAATTTCCCAACTCTTTCTCAATCAAGTCTCCCATAGCTTTTATATATCCTTCACGCTGATACCATGAAGGAATGACAGTGTGTTGCATGTTCACTAGATATTCATCCTCCCTGTATATTGACCCATTCAAGAATCAGATTGTGGCATTGATAATGAAAAACATCACGAGAGAGTCACATGCAAACAGCTATACCTGAATATATTCTCCAGAAGCCGAAGGCTTGAACCACTAGTTGATATTGAAAATTGGGGGTAGAGAGGAAGTACAACAAGTTTTGTAATTTTGTCTCGCTTAATCTATAAATAAATAGAAAGCAAAATATCACAATAATAACCGATAAATTGACCATAACAAACACATATATCTCATTACTGATGAGCTGGCGATAGCAAACAAGAGAAAATTGACAACACAGCGGAAGGGGAGCAAAAGTCATACTATCATAGAATAGTTTTTTGAATTTCTCAGTCGCAAATTGAATGACCTGTTGACTTTTGGTGCAAACaaaacaatttttatttatgtCCCCCATTTGAAAAAGACGTGAATACTAAATCATACTTATTAAttctcaaataaaaatatggcaaACACTGTCTGATTAGCACAGAGAAAGGGAATGGAAAAAAATACTCACAGCTTGCACAAGAAAACACAAGTCTAATATCTCATGACACTTGGACAAAAACCAAAATATGACAAACCCCATGTGCAAGGAAATAGTCTCTAAACACCAAGAATGTCACCCATCCCGAGGCTTTCCCACATTCTTATATCcagatttttaaaaattaactcCAATTTAAATTTCCACTACACACTTCGATGCATGGTTGTTCACCACTTCATGAGATCTCTACATCTGCAGGATTTTAAAAACTAAGTGAACTAAAAACATCTATAGCACTCAACAAGATGCAATTGATTCTGGCAATTATTCAAAGTTCATGTCAGCATCATATTCCAGGAACAAAAGAATAATGTGAAACATGAGTCCGTACAATCATAAAACAAATTTGAATCAACAAACCATGCAGTTATTTCAGCTTATTTAAGTTTTGGAAGTATGACAATTGAAAAATATTGCCAGCATTATAGACTTAATAGTGAGGGAAGGTGGGTGGGGAATTCAATTCAGGGCAAAACGGCAGAGGATCACCTGTTCAATAGCTTCTTCAGTAAATGGATGCCAGTAACGCATACCGACATACACATTTGCAAGGACATTCTTAGCACATAGTGCCTTTTTCAACTCCTCGGCCTGGAAAAAGCAACCCCATCGAGATTAACTTGTAGAACCAGATATTTAAGATACCATGGAAGAAAAAAAAGTGGATTGAAACCACTAGCAAAATTAGTATTGGTTTTTCTCATTTGCAGTTTTTAGCACAGAAATTAAAGAAATGAAGGTGTTCAACATAGAGGGAACATCATAAAATGGTCATTATTCTATCTGCATTTTTATGCCAAAAAATCCACATTAATTTGTACAAGCTGGTAAAGGCTGACTGCTCAAAAGAGAGAGTGTTTAAAAGTCCAAGGAGGTCCACAAGCCATCTTACTTACCTCCCCAATGCTCTTCACCTAACCACAGAAAAAATTCATGAGATGATTCAACCAGAAATGTCTAGGGAATTATTAGTAAAGTGTTTCATATGTCTACAAATCAAATGTCGATAATTTTGTTTGTCTAAAATTCAAATAGTAAATAAATCATATGCCATTCTCCATAATGACTCATGGACAATCAACTTATATAATAACAGGCCCTCGTTAACAAATTAAAAGAAAAGCTTTTTCATATTAATAATCATCAATCACCGTAGATATTGAAATCCTTAAGCAAGAATTTTGAATCGACTTCAAGAAAACCATGCCTGGGCATCAGTAATACGCCGCAGAGGAGAACCACCACCTATTGAAGCATAGCCTTCTTTGCTCTTAGGAGATCTAACAACAGATACGAACTGTGCCAGAGGCTTTTGAAGAAAACGAAACGGCCTTGGCAGTCGAATTATATCCTACATTCCATATTACAATCCAAAACATgacagaaaaagaaaaaataacttCAACGTTTTCTCCACAGTAGAATCAAAAGAATGGTGAAACTGAAAGGGACCAACCGGATCAGCAAAAAGGTTAAACAGGAATGGCTGCACATCTTCTAGAGTTTCAGGGCCTCCAAGATTAAGTAATAGAACTCCTAACTTTTCATTACCAACAATTGAAGTAGATGACACTTCTTGAGATCCAGGAGTGGCCAGTGCTATTGGCTGTGATGAGTTTGTGTGCAGAGGTTGTGCCATAGTTACAGGTGTCCTGGGCCATCCCAGGTAACATCTTGTAGCCAGGGATCGCTTTGCCAAATTATAACTGGCCAAAGCCTCCAAATGTACTCTATTGCAAGGACATGTCCCCTGGGAAGAAACTTTGGCCCGCGGCAGTAGTCTAAGAAAATGCATTAAAGCAACTAGTGTTAAACCACTCGTGTATCCGAACAAAAAGAAAACAATTCACCAGAATTCTGTCAGCTTAGATAATCAAAGGCTTAATCTTTAACAAGCTAGACATTTTGAAACCAGAGAAAAGTTATATGCCTCATCATCTCTCAAGCCTTAACCTACTTAGCCAGTGATATGTTAACAACAAATAATGTGAGAATATCAAACAGAACCATAAGATTCAGAGGGAGAGAAACAAAGCTAGTCAAAAAGATGACTTAATAtgcaaaaaaaattacaatttagAAAACTTAAATGCGGAATTTAATACTTTTTTTTCAATTGAATGGGTCACTTAATTGCCCCCAACCCACCTCCACCGATATGTAAGGCACGGGCAATATTAAAAACTCATTCTAAATGAAACCACTCATGCTGTCAACATTCAAAAACATTTCTTGCTCACCTACATCACAAGAACATCGACAAATATGTCATCCAGGTAAAACCCAGTTTCTTAGCCAAGTCCCAAGCGGTATGCTCTAAATTTTCCCAGTGCCACCGGCCGATTGGACAGAAGAGTGGTACCCACTTACTAATAATTCGCCCCAATGATGAATCTTACGCGTGCACAAACCACAAAGTCTATTTACGCACAAGGCAGATGAAATATAAGCTCGATTTCACATACCACTGAATGAACACAAAATTTAGATGCAATtcaactgaaaatcacagtaagCGCAGATACTGAGAGTTCAGTAGCGAGTaaacaaagaagaaaaaaatccTTACAGTTGAGGAGAAGGGGCCTGAATTcgtatattcattgatgattggTTCATTCCAAAAATGGGATTGGGATTCCGCGAGAATCAAACGCGAATCATGGCAAAACAACAGCTATTTGTTTGTGTAGAGCAGCCGGCCACGTATTTCTCAAATTATCCTCTGACCTCCTCTGCTCCTCTCGCTAACTCAAACAAACCCCACAAAGCGAAGACCTCAACTGCAATTATTATACCATTCAATTTAGGTGAAATGATATTTATattcaaaaaatttataatcACACATCGCTATTTAATGGACTTTCATACCAAATTATCCCTTTTTACATCCATATTTTTAAGACTAATATATCCTTctttataaataaatacataatcttctcaaaaataattcttgAAAAAAATTTTGAGTTAAGAACatcaataaaatataatatttgcataattagaaaaagaaagaaatgtaGCATGTCAtttggaaaaatattttaaatcttgaTTAAAATTATGTATAAATTTTGAATGCAAAAAAATGTAGTTGGAGTAAAGGTAGTAGTTCTTCCACATTCATGAGTCCTATTATTACTCATTTTACTTTCATTTTTATAATCTAACAATCTAAAAATGACTATAAAAACACatgattaaattaaaataatctgAAATCACAAAAATTGCACCAATCGAACGTTGTTTTGTCACATGCAATCAAATGTTGCTTACAAGTGACtttctatatttaattattCAAGAAAAAGTTTACTGACAAAAAACCGCTCTGTAATATATTTTTTCTCAAAAGAATTACTGTAACAGGAACTCAATTTCTGCCATTTCGACGAAATACGATAATAAAACACAGATGCAAATACAAAttactttttaaattttaatcagACAATATAtcatttatatattttagtCCAGAGGTATGAGTTCTTATGGTCAAATTATACATCATCCAAAGAAATTCAGCTACGAAATACTTCTTCCAAAACCAAGCAAATCTCACATGAACACCAAAACATCCACCCACTTCATAGATAAAATAACTAACAATATGATTTCCAACAAAAGAAACACAGTTTTAATCACTGAAATCCATACTTCCACTGCGAGAGCTACTAGCATTTCGACTGTGTAATGAGAGGTTTCTCATATGGCCGTTAACCGTGGTAGAGCCGTCTGGTTTATGCTCCTGGAAGAACTTCTCGCGCTCCACATGTTTAGCTGGTGGCGGTGGGATTGCAACTGTGGGTTTACCTGTAATGGCTTCTTGTTTTGACTCCATGGGTGATGACCGGTTAACCATTTCTTGCTGTGGCTCAAGAGTTAGAGGTCGTATGAGGGGACGATGGAGCATTTCAGATGGCACAGAACGCCCAATCAACCCCAATGGTCTATCTATGGGTTGGTCTCCGTCATCTTCTGGCCGTATACAGGCTTTTCCTTTCCTTATCCTGTTCAAGAATGGGGTCTTTTTAGGATGGACTCTGATAAGATAAGCCAGAGGTGGCAGTAGCCGACACAATCTTTTTATAACATAATTGAAAAAGAAAGAGTGACCATGGAAATAAATTGGTGTTTGTATCATAATATGATCAAGACATGATGTCAAGCTAGAAGCTTGAGAAGATAATCCAAATATAATAGACTATCTATTGAGAGAGCCACTCAAGTTTAGTTGCCACTCTAGTATTAGTTGTGGTGCCATACGAAATACTAACATAACGGCCTAAACAAAATCAGCTCAATTATTACATTTTAATTGATATGCCTTGCAGAATAGCAAGAGCAATTGTTGATCATACAGACACAATAGATAATCTATATATACTGGAGTAGCATACCTTCGATAAAGTTGTTCTGCCTCCTCCTCTTCTTCTACCTCTGTTTCTTGATGATCCATATGATTTGGAGTCGACGTTGTCCTGCAAGCTAAAAGAGCATCGTGCCTTTGTAACACTCTTTCTAGCTGCTCATTAAGCTCGATTGCTTGTGAAACCACCTTTTCATCCCTAAAAGATACATAAGAAAGATATAAGACAGCAACTCAAAAACTaggaatatattttttatattaaatataccGTGGTTACTCCTGGTCTACCCAAATCAACGTCATCAATTTTTTGTTAATTCGGCTGTCAACCAGCACAACGTACACCACCACAAGTTTATTCCTGGATGGAGTTTATGTTATGTTGCATGGATACGGGCATGTATTGTATCGAATATTCGATGCAGGAATacaacaaattttgaaaatatccgAGACGATACGGCTGAGATACGACGATTATTAAAATAtgtataaatattatatattcatATAAATTTAGTATTAAAAATTATAGAAGATGTTAAGGAGCTATGAGGTTGAGAGACAGGTCTAGGGTTCAGCACATCTAGGGAACATGGCTATGGTTCGTGACTGGCTAGGGTCACGAGGCTAAGTCTAGGTTCGCTGGTCAGGGTTCGTGACTGTTTAGGGTAGTGCGTGCTGGCTAGGGTTCGCCGTTGGAGTCGCACGTGCTGCTAGGGTTCGCTGGTTGGAGTCGCTCGCGGCTAGGGTTCGTTGGATGGTGTCGCTCGCGGCTAGGATTCGTGGCTGGCTAGTGTCGCGCGGCTGGCTAGGTCAGAGCAGGCAAGCGCAATTCCATTTTTGCAATTTAACTCCTCAAACTTTTAACTATTTGCAATTTCATCAAAACGTATCTCAGTCGTGTCCATGGCGTATCCTAGCCTGTGTCCAAGACGTATACGACAGGTCAAACCTACAAAAAGTTAAAGACACAGATTTTGCCGTATCCGACACGCGTATTATTATGTCTTATCCGTATTCGTGTCCGATACTTGAGATGTTTTTTTGTGGACTATCTGTGCTACATAGAGTTTATGTCATACCAGAAAGAAAAGCCAAAAGATCACCAAAGCGAGAGCAGCCGAGGATGATCTTTGATACAAAATTTGAACTATAAAAGAACCAAACATCAATCTTCATTGCTATACCACTATTCCAATCAATTATTTTTGTGTGCGtctctctctctatatatatatgtgtgtgtgtggtgaACCTTTGAAGGAGTGAACGATAATTAATATATCGCTAGACCATTATAATGGTGATGGAGGTCATATTCCTCTGCAGACCTTTTCTCAGGGTAGTAGTTAAAGAATTTCAACACGTTTTACAATAAAGCAGGTGGATACCAAACTTCCAGCACACTTGCCCAATATGCATCATAAATTGTCATCAGCTTTGATCGACTGAGAGTATAATACTTTACATGAAGGTGTTCTTACCTAGAAGTCATAGCAAGATGCATTACTCGTTGCTTTTGAAATGAACACTGTTCCACGAGATCAAGTGTAAACTCGTCCTTAGCTCCCTGAAAGGAAAATAAAGTCAGAACAATTGGCCAGCGAGCAACAAGACAAAAAATTACAAAACATTTTGCAGCAGCTAAATGGTACAAAGACTAAGAACAGTAAACTTATCAATACAAAGACTGAGCATAGAAGTCTCGTCATTGTTGATAGGAAATACAAATTTCTATAAATATTAAATACCTCAGGATGTTGAGTATCAACAGCATTGAGTACGTCCCTCAAAACCTCTAATGCCGTACCAGCCTTTTCAAGAATACTGTGACAGGTAATAAATTAAATTGTTCAAGACAAGAAAGAAAGACAAGCCAGAACAGAGATGCTTGGAAAAAAGTCACGTTTCAGCTTCCTAGCAGAACAAGTAAACACTAAAAACTCATTCATTTGTGACAAAAATACCGTAATCCAGAAACATTCTCATCCTGTGCTTGTGCTTGTGCTTGTGCTTGTGCTTGTGCTTGTGCCGTGTTTCTTTCACTTGCAGGAGCAGCAGATTCCTTATCTGGTGGATTATTTTTATTCACATTCGCTGAATGAGGTTTCCGAACGTCTTGAGGCCTCTGAGCGTCTTGAGTCCTCTGAGGAAATTGCACACCTGAATTCTGAAGAAGAGAGACAATCCTCCTTAGGTCACATATCCAAAAAAaccagaaataaattttttagtaTATTGTTTCTCGCCTTTTTAAGGGGTATTAACACTACCAATCGACCAGAATTTCCCTCAATTTAACTGATTTTATTTACAGATATTCCAAATACTGTTATAATTACACCGATTTACATGCTTCTACTTCTACAATTTTCCTATAGTGGGACATTTATATAAAAGTGGAACGAGTTCAGTCAGGTATCAGAATACAATGGATGTACAATTTCAAATTCTTATCAAAAGTTTTCAAGCACTAAATAACAGTAATATCGTTCGTTATCAGAATACAATTGATGTACAATTTCAATTTAATCTCAAAAGTTTTCAAGCACTAAAGAACAGTAATATTGTTCTCTGGCCATGTTAAAATTCACGACTGCATAATGGATTTTGAATCAATCAAACAAGCTGATTGAGTACAGGTTCACCCAAGGACTGAAAAGTAAACCAAGATGTAAACATTAAAAAATTCAACATAAGTCAGCGATGGCATACCACTAATTCAAAGTAAGCACTATAATACTGAGGAAACCTTCCAGAAGCTCCACCAAGAGATGTCTGAGCTGCATCTAGCAGAAGAAAAATCTTTTCCCGTACGGGAAGTTCCGACTGTGAAAAGAGACAGAAGAAATAGTTAATGATCCAATTTAGTCAGCCAGCTATTGAGATACAGAAATTGCTTAAAAGCCCACCTTTTTCTTAACTATTTTAACAAGTATAGGAAGAATTCCTATCTCTATAACCAGCTTGTGGACAGATTCTCCAACATTATTCATTAACATTTCCAGCAACTGACAAAAAACGGTTTAAAAGAACAAAAATGTAAATAAGCTAGCATGGTCATAAGATAAATTGTTGAAGGACAATAAAgttcttataaaaaaattagGCAGTTATTTTCAAAGTACATAAGCACTCACCATCACAGAAAAGAGTTGAGTGTTTGAGTTTTTGCTTCCAAGACGTTTTTTAATAGCTTTTATGACAACTTTAGCTTGTCTGCATGAAAAAATGGACAAATAGCGGTGAACATATAGCTTGAAGTCTTCGAGGCATATCATCTGCCTAACACAAGATTCTTCTGTATTTTAAGAAACATTAAAATATCATGATACCTTCAAGGACATTATCTAACCATAGAAATTATCCAAGCGCAAAAACAAATTACACGACAACTAGGAACATATCAAGCATCATGAATAATTAGCAAGAATATCTATGTGTGACCAAAACAAGGAATAAAAAAAGATAATAGAAAATTCTCTGTGAAAAGAATTACTACAAATGAGCATGGCGAAATCCCAATCAGCATCAGAAAGAATAGCACAACAGCACACAAACAACACCTCCACGTCAACAATAGCTACACTTTAGCACTAAACCTTACTTGTCATCATGGGCGGCTAGTTCGCAGATTTCGATATTTTTTGTCCAATCGGTATCAGTAAGTTTGTCGCTTGTTGCAGAACTAACAAGTTCGGCGGCCATATCTGTTTCTTATCCTTTCTGCAAGTAAAAACATGAAGTTAAAATCATCATCAAATGGATTATTCGCCTCTATTTAACTGAAAGTACAAGATCTGTCCACTTGGACAGGTTCAGCAAGTGGCGAGGGAGGAGTGCGATCCCCAAATATGAAAacttttaagttactttttgtgATGTTTGTAAACTGTGAGCCTTACTCCTGCAATCCAGTCAATCGCACACCTCATCACTCCTCTCCAAAATGCTTGGATCCACCCTTACCAACCCAAAGGTAACACGGAAGATAAGAGTCCACTGTTTATTAAGTCACCACTTTTAATCAATATATTCATTAGCTTTTAGAAATCTCCTTATGCACACAAATCCGCTGTCATTAACTATTATGCCATCAGTAATTACTTATCCAAGAATTTAACCAGATCTTGCAATGAAAGAAAATGAGGTTCATAGACTGGATTTGAGTCTTCTTCTGCCTCCTAAAATGTATCGTTATGGTGGCTATCCGATAATGTAATCAAGGTCAACTGATGTGGTTAACGTTTCTATGAACAATAactaattcgagattaaaaaaAACAAGAGATTGAAATTGACATATCTAACACATTTCTTAACATTTTTTCAGTTGACAGTCATAACAGCTCCTGATCGCCGCAGTTCAATCCCTTTCTTAAGGGATGACAAACTAGATGaactaaaaaatcatttttctgcTGATAATCCccaaattcaaataataaaccAAGATGGGTCTTAACGAACTCCTTACTTTATCCTTTAGTTTCTTGACACTGATCACAGAAaactaaaaatatatacattaaataaaaaaataccaTATTTACATTCAGATCTCGTATAAAAATCCCAACTCACAATCCCATCAAAAGTGTAAACATTTTCGTTCTTCATcaacaaaaaacaaaatgtAGTTCCCAAAATTTTCAGGCAAACCCACCCTTCAATCAGGATGAAAAATCAAAACTAAAAGCAAAAAACACCAAGATTTGGAAATACGAACCTGGGAAACAAGCAAAAAGTAAAACCAGAAGCTGCAACACTCCAATCCGTTTGTATGTATGCGTGTGTGTATGTATAATTCTTACAAGTGGTGACACGTATATACAACTGTATACATATGTAAAGCtaatcatgtaataaatttGAGATTCctctgtaattttttttttttatttcaatggGTTGATTTAACTTTTTTCCTCCTTGATTTAACTTCTTTCCCTGAAAACTTataattgaaataatttttaaagcTCTCTCtaataatcataaaatattaaaaagtgCAGTTGGAGAGAATCTATGTTTTTTCTCAATCCAATTAGTGTGTGTGTGCGGGGTTTCTTTCCTAATAGCAGAGATTGTGAAAGCGACGCTGCTGTTTTATGCTTTTGGTTGTCCAATAATTGCTTGTAACACTCCATTTGCTATAAATAATCACACTTAAAAAACTCTCCCCAAATATATTATGTGTATCTCAATTTTAGTCTTATTTTATATGTGACATTGATGTCTGTAGCGTCTTATTAGTACTCggataaaattgtaaaattgaaatatgtatgactaaatgataaaaatatataatttcttCTTTCAACATATCATTAAACTTAAAGTGAAAGAATTATTTTTACAATGATATAAATTTATCATAAATGTTAATTCTTGATACGTCATGATAAatatataatcataaaaattcttTTGTGACATAGTCTTATGAGTCAATTTTGTgggacaaatatcttatttgggtaaatcataattttttttttactttttattccaAATGTGTTACttattattatgaatatggtCAGAGTTGACCCATATCACGGaatccaaaaaaatattattttatgtcaaatatattaattattattataaatatgagcagaattgactcgtctcacggataaagatctgtgatatcgtctcacaagatacctactaaaatataattttttaatccaAGCAAATTGCAATGCTTCAGTAAGTTGATGCATAATTCAGTTGAGAgcaggtctca
Encoded here:
- the LOC140836419 gene encoding ferrochelatase-2, chloroplastic-like, whose translation is MNQSSMNIRIQAPSPQLLLPRAKVSSQGTCPCNRVHLEALASYNLAKRSLATRCYLGWPRTPVTMAQPLHTNSSQPIALATPGSQEVSSTSIVGNEKLGVLLLNLGGPETLEDVQPFLFNLFADPDIIRLPRPFRFLQKPLAQFVSVVRSPKSKEGYASIGGGSPLRRITDAQAEELKKALCAKNVLANVYVGMRYWHPFTEEAIEQIKRDKITKLVVLPLYPQFSISTSGSSLRLLENIFREDEYLVNMQHTVIPSWYQREGYIKAMGDLIEKELGNFDRPEEVMIFFSAHGVPLAYVEDAGDPYKAEMEECVDLIMEELEKRRIDNAYTLAYQSRVGPVEWLKPYTDETIIELGRKGVKSLLAVPISFVSEHIETLEEIDVEYKELALESGIENWGRVPALGCEPTFILDLADAVIESLPYVGAMAVSNLEARQSLVPLGSVEELLAAYDSQRRELPPPVLVWEWGWTKSAETWNGRAAMLAVLVLLVLEVTTGEGFLHQWGVLSLFR
- the LOC140836420 gene encoding TOM1-like protein 5, which translates into the protein MAAELVSSATSDKLTDTDWTKNIEICELAAHDDKQAKVVIKAIKKRLGSKNSNTQLFSVMLLEMLMNNVGESVHKLVIEIGILPILVKIVKKKSELPVREKIFLLLDAAQTSLGGASGRFPQYYSAYFELVNSGVQFPQRTQDAQRPQDVRKPHSANVNKNNPPDKESAAPASERNTAQAQAQAQAQAQAQDENVSGLRILEKAGTALEVLRDVLNAVDTQHPEGAKDEFTLDLVEQCSFQKQRVMHLAMTSRDEKVVSQAIELNEQLERVLQRHDALLACRTTSTPNHMDHQETEVEEEEEAEQLYRRIRKGKACIRPEDDGDQPIDRPLGLIGRSVPSEMLHRPLIRPLTLEPQQEMVNRSSPMESKQEAITGKPTVAIPPPPAKHVEREKFFQEHKPDGSTTVNGHMRNLSLHSRNASSSRSGSMDFSD